The following are from one region of the Myxocyprinus asiaticus isolate MX2 ecotype Aquarium Trade chromosome 2, UBuf_Myxa_2, whole genome shotgun sequence genome:
- the LOC127413739 gene encoding zinc transporter ZIP13 isoform X1 yields MAGSRRSKNCKIFGRAPFFLAAPCVFPSAWWGSGLMSAGPERPIWAFAVLLVGAALLAVTSTSSVGGKMMAQTAVAQAKTAAAGPGPWSAKDLLDLWYLDELFSIDNIDVWFCSLLGSIAIGLSGIFPLLVVPIEAGTALKTEAGCQKLKMLLSFAIGGLLGDVFLHLLPEAWAYTCSPDGSHRHYRMQGLWVIMGLLSFLILEKMFPDEGSDSESKAAYQRTKSSLTDLSSEVSVPPQTNGICSNNNSNYKPKTDISPYAKPEKIKTSGYLNLLANCIDNFTHGLAVAGSFLVSRKVGILTTLAILLHEIPHEVGDFAILLRAGFDRWKAARMQLSTALGGVLGACFALCSQSQHGAENATTWILPFTSGGFLYIALVNVVPDLLKETNPRNSFLQVLLLFCGIAVMAFLSIIID; encoded by the exons ATGGCAGGGTCAAGACGGAGTAAAAACTGCAAGATTTTCGGCAGG GCTCCTTTCTTCCTTGCAGCACCCTGTGTGTTCCCAAGTGCTTGGTGGGGGTCTGGGCTGATGAGTGCTGGACCTGAGAGGCCCATTTGGGCATTTGCTGTACTCCTTGTTGGCGCCGCCCTACTGGCTGTCACCTCCACTTCATCCGTTGGTGGGAAGATGATGGCTCAGACTGCTGTAGCCCAGGCAAAGACTGCAGCTGCAGGGCCAGGCCCATGGAGTGCTAAGGACCTTTTAGACCTCTGGTACCTGGATGAGCTGTTCTCCATTGACAACATAGATGTTTGGTTCTGCTCCCTCTTGGGGTCGATTGCTATCGGGCTAAGTGGCATCTTTCCGCTCTTAGTGGTACCCATTGAAGCTGGAACAGCCTTGAAAACTGAGG CTGGGTGTCAGAAGCTGAAGATGCTGCTGAGTTTTGCCATTGGTGGCCTCCTAGGCGACGTGTTCCTCCACCTTCTTCCTGAAGCCTGGGCGTACACTTGCAGCCCTG ATGGGTCTCACAGACACTACCGTATGCAGGGTTTGTGGGTGATCATGGGTCTGCTGTCCTTTCTGATCTTAGAGAAGATGTTTCCTGATGAAGGCAGCGATTCAGAAAGCAAAGCTGCCTACCAAAGAACCAAA TCCTCTTTAACAGATCTGAGCAGCGAGGTTTCTGTTCCCCCACAAACAAATGGCATCTGCTCAAACAACAACTCTAACTACAAGCCAAAGACTGACATCAGCCCTTACGCAAAGCCAGAGAAAATAAAG acGAGTGGTTATCTAAACCTTCTCGCTAACTGCATTGATAACTTTACTCATGGCCTGGCTGTGGCAGGAAGCTTCCTAGTTAGCCGAAAG GTTGGTATTTTAACAACACTCGCAATTCTGCTTCATGAAATCCCTCATGAG GTGGGAGATTTTGCTATTCTGCTGCGAGCAGGATTTGACCGTTGGAAAGCTGCCCGTATGCAACTATCTACAGCACTAGGAGGAGTCCTGGGCGCGTGTTTTGCTCTATGCTCCCAATCACAACATGGGGCAG AGAATGCAACAACCTGGATCCTGCCTTTCACCTCAGGTGGCTTTCTCTACATTGCCTTGGTCAATGTGGTACCTGATCTGTTAAAAGAGACCAATCCAAG GAACTCCTTTTTGCAGGTTCTGCTTCTGTTTTGTGGTATAGCAGTCATGGCTTTTCTCTCTATCATCATTGACTAG
- the LOC127413739 gene encoding zinc transporter ZIP13 isoform X2 has product MAGSRRSKNCKIFGRAPFFLAAPCVFPSAWWGSGLMSAGPERPIWAFAVLLVGAALLAVTSTSSVGGKMMAQTAVAQAKTAAAGPGPWSAKDLLDLWYLDELFSIDNIDVWFCSLLGSIAIGLSGIFPLLVVPIEAGTALKTEAGCQKLKMLLSFAIGGLLGDVFLHLLPEAWAYTCSPEKMFPDEGSDSESKAAYQRTKSSLTDLSSEVSVPPQTNGICSNNNSNYKPKTDISPYAKPEKIKTSGYLNLLANCIDNFTHGLAVAGSFLVSRKVGILTTLAILLHEIPHEVGDFAILLRAGFDRWKAARMQLSTALGGVLGACFALCSQSQHGAENATTWILPFTSGGFLYIALVNVVPDLLKETNPRNSFLQVLLLFCGIAVMAFLSIIID; this is encoded by the exons ATGGCAGGGTCAAGACGGAGTAAAAACTGCAAGATTTTCGGCAGG GCTCCTTTCTTCCTTGCAGCACCCTGTGTGTTCCCAAGTGCTTGGTGGGGGTCTGGGCTGATGAGTGCTGGACCTGAGAGGCCCATTTGGGCATTTGCTGTACTCCTTGTTGGCGCCGCCCTACTGGCTGTCACCTCCACTTCATCCGTTGGTGGGAAGATGATGGCTCAGACTGCTGTAGCCCAGGCAAAGACTGCAGCTGCAGGGCCAGGCCCATGGAGTGCTAAGGACCTTTTAGACCTCTGGTACCTGGATGAGCTGTTCTCCATTGACAACATAGATGTTTGGTTCTGCTCCCTCTTGGGGTCGATTGCTATCGGGCTAAGTGGCATCTTTCCGCTCTTAGTGGTACCCATTGAAGCTGGAACAGCCTTGAAAACTGAGG CTGGGTGTCAGAAGCTGAAGATGCTGCTGAGTTTTGCCATTGGTGGCCTCCTAGGCGACGTGTTCCTCCACCTTCTTCCTGAAGCCTGGGCGTACACTTGCAGCCCTG AGAAGATGTTTCCTGATGAAGGCAGCGATTCAGAAAGCAAAGCTGCCTACCAAAGAACCAAA TCCTCTTTAACAGATCTGAGCAGCGAGGTTTCTGTTCCCCCACAAACAAATGGCATCTGCTCAAACAACAACTCTAACTACAAGCCAAAGACTGACATCAGCCCTTACGCAAAGCCAGAGAAAATAAAG acGAGTGGTTATCTAAACCTTCTCGCTAACTGCATTGATAACTTTACTCATGGCCTGGCTGTGGCAGGAAGCTTCCTAGTTAGCCGAAAG GTTGGTATTTTAACAACACTCGCAATTCTGCTTCATGAAATCCCTCATGAG GTGGGAGATTTTGCTATTCTGCTGCGAGCAGGATTTGACCGTTGGAAAGCTGCCCGTATGCAACTATCTACAGCACTAGGAGGAGTCCTGGGCGCGTGTTTTGCTCTATGCTCCCAATCACAACATGGGGCAG AGAATGCAACAACCTGGATCCTGCCTTTCACCTCAGGTGGCTTTCTCTACATTGCCTTGGTCAATGTGGTACCTGATCTGTTAAAAGAGACCAATCCAAG GAACTCCTTTTTGCAGGTTCTGCTTCTGTTTTGTGGTATAGCAGTCATGGCTTTTCTCTCTATCATCATTGACTAG
- the LOC127413739 gene encoding zinc transporter ZIP13 isoform X3 — MSAGPERPIWAFAVLLVGAALLAVTSTSSVGGKMMAQTAVAQAKTAAAGPGPWSAKDLLDLWYLDELFSIDNIDVWFCSLLGSIAIGLSGIFPLLVVPIEAGTALKTEAGCQKLKMLLSFAIGGLLGDVFLHLLPEAWAYTCSPDGSHRHYRMQGLWVIMGLLSFLILEKMFPDEGSDSESKAAYQRTKSSLTDLSSEVSVPPQTNGICSNNNSNYKPKTDISPYAKPEKIKTSGYLNLLANCIDNFTHGLAVAGSFLVSRKVGILTTLAILLHEIPHEVGDFAILLRAGFDRWKAARMQLSTALGGVLGACFALCSQSQHGAENATTWILPFTSGGFLYIALVNVVPDLLKETNPRNSFLQVLLLFCGIAVMAFLSIIID, encoded by the exons ATGAGTGCTGGACCTGAGAGGCCCATTTGGGCATTTGCTGTACTCCTTGTTGGCGCCGCCCTACTGGCTGTCACCTCCACTTCATCCGTTGGTGGGAAGATGATGGCTCAGACTGCTGTAGCCCAGGCAAAGACTGCAGCTGCAGGGCCAGGCCCATGGAGTGCTAAGGACCTTTTAGACCTCTGGTACCTGGATGAGCTGTTCTCCATTGACAACATAGATGTTTGGTTCTGCTCCCTCTTGGGGTCGATTGCTATCGGGCTAAGTGGCATCTTTCCGCTCTTAGTGGTACCCATTGAAGCTGGAACAGCCTTGAAAACTGAGG CTGGGTGTCAGAAGCTGAAGATGCTGCTGAGTTTTGCCATTGGTGGCCTCCTAGGCGACGTGTTCCTCCACCTTCTTCCTGAAGCCTGGGCGTACACTTGCAGCCCTG ATGGGTCTCACAGACACTACCGTATGCAGGGTTTGTGGGTGATCATGGGTCTGCTGTCCTTTCTGATCTTAGAGAAGATGTTTCCTGATGAAGGCAGCGATTCAGAAAGCAAAGCTGCCTACCAAAGAACCAAA TCCTCTTTAACAGATCTGAGCAGCGAGGTTTCTGTTCCCCCACAAACAAATGGCATCTGCTCAAACAACAACTCTAACTACAAGCCAAAGACTGACATCAGCCCTTACGCAAAGCCAGAGAAAATAAAG acGAGTGGTTATCTAAACCTTCTCGCTAACTGCATTGATAACTTTACTCATGGCCTGGCTGTGGCAGGAAGCTTCCTAGTTAGCCGAAAG GTTGGTATTTTAACAACACTCGCAATTCTGCTTCATGAAATCCCTCATGAG GTGGGAGATTTTGCTATTCTGCTGCGAGCAGGATTTGACCGTTGGAAAGCTGCCCGTATGCAACTATCTACAGCACTAGGAGGAGTCCTGGGCGCGTGTTTTGCTCTATGCTCCCAATCACAACATGGGGCAG AGAATGCAACAACCTGGATCCTGCCTTTCACCTCAGGTGGCTTTCTCTACATTGCCTTGGTCAATGTGGTACCTGATCTGTTAAAAGAGACCAATCCAAG GAACTCCTTTTTGCAGGTTCTGCTTCTGTTTTGTGGTATAGCAGTCATGGCTTTTCTCTCTATCATCATTGACTAG